In a genomic window of Myxococcales bacterium:
- a CDS encoding Gldg family protein yields MNTPSRLWVRVSLLASVVFLIPARRNLETMPSLARALTILGVAVFLGGLGAQAWRWTAAKGKRRQSETTLLACYLGVLVAGLMYFLTTKGGLGLVGMAEAAPRSLARYDVVMTIGWVLVGACSLLPAVFMEATVGEWTADDPDDAVEFQRVREMGLSGLTIALAAALMMVTCNVAKQKNIRKDVSYFKTSAPGDSTRKIVESMKAPVRVLLFFPEVNEVGEEVEGYFKELARRTGKVTIERHDRLVSAQLAQKYQVQKDGTVVLVRASDDPKATGADAEKSGKFDVDTDFDRARRQTGKLRVLDQTVNSELLKLVREKRKAYLTVGHAELNDPDSLPVAARGRYPDAKSVVIKAILGQLNYEVKTLPTMDLNREVPADATIVMVLGPKTRFEPGELTALTAYLDRGGRLLVAVDPMGEFELGPLAGYFGVTVDRHIIHDDRNYTPERGQPTDKMLALTNGFSSHPATTALSRGSANQAILLQTAGALVERDFDVPGSTEKPKRTIIIRSMSDSWLDLDGNHSFDGATEKRDRYPVGAAVEGPKRKDADGADAEGWRALVFSDNDLFADRLFQTLTGQKGLDTNSRTLPDDGIRWLGGEEAFAGIVNNEKENEVRQTKKQQALWFLATTLVVPIMVFGLGLAYALSTRRRRPLAPAKMEKTS; encoded by the coding sequence ATGAACACTCCGTCCCGCCTGTGGGTGCGGGTCTCGCTCCTGGCGTCGGTGGTCTTCCTGATCCCGGCCCGGCGCAACCTCGAGACCATGCCGTCGCTGGCCAGGGCGCTGACGATCCTCGGCGTCGCGGTGTTCCTGGGCGGCCTCGGCGCCCAGGCCTGGCGCTGGACCGCGGCCAAGGGCAAGCGCCGGCAGTCCGAGACCACGCTCCTGGCGTGCTACCTCGGCGTCCTCGTCGCCGGGCTCATGTACTTCCTCACCACCAAGGGCGGCCTGGGCCTGGTCGGCATGGCCGAGGCCGCGCCCAGGTCGCTGGCCCGCTACGACGTCGTCATGACGATCGGCTGGGTCCTCGTGGGCGCGTGCTCGCTGCTGCCGGCGGTCTTCATGGAGGCCACGGTCGGCGAGTGGACCGCCGACGATCCCGACGACGCGGTCGAGTTCCAGCGGGTCCGCGAGATGGGCCTGTCGGGCCTGACGATCGCGCTGGCCGCGGCGCTGATGATGGTGACGTGCAACGTCGCCAAGCAGAAGAACATCCGCAAGGACGTCTCGTACTTCAAGACCTCGGCGCCGGGCGACTCGACCCGCAAGATCGTCGAGAGCATGAAGGCGCCGGTCCGGGTGCTGCTGTTCTTCCCCGAGGTCAACGAGGTCGGCGAGGAGGTCGAGGGCTACTTCAAGGAGCTGGCGCGCCGCACCGGCAAGGTGACGATCGAGCGCCACGACCGCCTGGTCTCGGCCCAGCTGGCCCAGAAGTACCAGGTGCAGAAGGACGGCACGGTCGTGCTGGTCCGCGCCAGCGACGATCCGAAGGCCACCGGCGCCGACGCCGAGAAGAGCGGCAAGTTCGACGTCGACACCGACTTCGATCGGGCCCGGCGTCAGACCGGCAAGCTGCGCGTGCTCGACCAGACCGTCAACAGCGAGCTGCTCAAGCTGGTGCGCGAGAAGCGCAAGGCCTACCTGACGGTCGGCCACGCCGAGCTCAACGATCCCGACTCGCTGCCGGTCGCCGCCCGCGGGCGCTACCCCGACGCCAAGTCGGTGGTGATCAAGGCCATCCTCGGCCAGCTCAACTACGAGGTGAAGACGCTGCCGACGATGGACCTCAACCGCGAGGTCCCGGCCGACGCGACGATCGTGATGGTGCTCGGCCCCAAGACCCGGTTCGAGCCGGGCGAGCTGACGGCGTTGACGGCGTACCTCGATCGCGGCGGCCGACTCCTGGTCGCGGTCGATCCGATGGGCGAGTTCGAGCTGGGCCCGCTCGCGGGCTACTTCGGCGTCACCGTCGACCGCCACATCATCCACGACGATCGCAACTACACGCCCGAGCGCGGCCAGCCCACCGACAAGATGCTGGCGCTGACCAACGGGTTCTCGTCGCACCCGGCCACGACCGCGCTGTCGCGCGGCTCGGCCAACCAGGCCATCCTGCTGCAGACCGCCGGCGCGCTGGTCGAGCGGGACTTCGACGTGCCCGGCTCGACCGAGAAGCCCAAGCGCACGATCATCATCCGGTCGATGAGCGACTCGTGGCTCGACCTGGACGGCAACCACAGCTTCGACGGCGCCACCGAGAAGCGCGATCGCTACCCGGTCGGCGCCGCGGTCGAGGGCCCCAAGCGCAAGGACGCCGACGGCGCCGACGCCGAGGGTTGGCGCGCGCTGGTGTTCTCGGACAACGATCTGTTCGCCGACCGCCTGTTCCAGACCCTGACCGGCCAGAAGGGCCTCGACACCAACAGCCGGACCCTGCCCGACGACGGCATCCGCTGGCTCGGCGGCGAGGAGGCCTTCGCCGGCATCGTCAACAACGAGAAGGAGAACGAGGTCCGCCAGACCAAGAAGCAGCAGGCGCTGTGGTTCCTGGCGACGACGCTCGTGGTCCCGATCATGGTGTTCGGGCTCGGCCTCGCGTACGCGCTGTCGACCCGCCGGCGCCGGCCGCTGGCGCCCGCGAAGATGGAGAAGACGTCATGA
- a CDS encoding ABC transporter permease subunit translates to MRAMLTIFRREFASYTRSILGWVVAAVALLAMGITFQAFGYKSALASEMLQQFFWSSSGVVMIISVILSFRVIAEERQSGSMMLLSTSPVRESAIVVGKFLATLAFLTVILALSAYIPLLIKGQGKITGGQIFVGYLGLWLLGATCLAIGVFASSLTREMVIAAVVAAMAVASLVLLYKLSLVLDPPLRSVFAELDLWWIHYQNGFMRGIFNLKDLVYYLAMTYFFLLLAVKTLEAKRWQ, encoded by the coding sequence ATGCGAGCGATGTTGACGATCTTCCGACGCGAGTTCGCGTCCTACACCCGCTCGATCCTCGGCTGGGTCGTGGCGGCCGTCGCGCTCCTGGCGATGGGCATCACCTTCCAGGCCTTCGGCTACAAGAGCGCGCTGGCCAGCGAGATGCTGCAGCAGTTCTTCTGGAGCTCGAGCGGCGTCGTCATGATCATCTCGGTCATCCTGTCGTTCCGGGTCATCGCCGAGGAGCGCCAGTCCGGCTCGATGATGCTCCTGTCGACCTCGCCGGTGCGCGAGTCGGCGATCGTCGTCGGCAAGTTCCTGGCGACGCTGGCCTTCCTGACCGTGATCCTGGCGCTGTCCGCGTACATCCCGCTGCTGATCAAGGGCCAGGGCAAGATCACCGGCGGCCAGATCTTCGTCGGGTACCTCGGGCTGTGGCTCTTGGGCGCGACCTGCCTGGCGATCGGCGTGTTCGCGTCGAGCCTGACCCGGGAGATGGTCATCGCGGCGGTGGTCGCGGCGATGGCGGTGGCGTCGCTGGTGCTGCTCTACAAGCTGTCGCTGGTGCTCGACCCGCCGCTGCGCTCGGTCTTCGCCGAGCTCGACCTGTGGTGGATCCACTACCAGAACGGGTTCATGCGCGGGATCTTCAACCTGAAGGACCTCGTCTACTACCTGGCGATGACGTACTTCTTCCTGCTGCTCGCGGTGAAGACGCTGGAGGCGAAGCGATGGCAATGA
- a CDS encoding ATP-binding cassette domain-containing protein — protein sequence MIQVSNLTKYYGGKRALGPVSFEIEKGETVGFLGLNGAGKTTALRVLACDLRPTAGAVSVGGTDALSNPHEVRRRIGFLPETPPLYTDMTVEAFLTFVCDLREVPSSERKAKIGDALALTDLTLVAGEPIGTLSHGYRQRVGVAQAIVHRPQLVILDEPTRGLDPRQVVEMRKLIHELKDKHTVLLSSHVLSEVSQTCDRLLVLGRGQILGSGTEAELAAQQEPVFSVEVTVRIPDGKTAAAATIVDAVAGVDGLLGKSAPAERGDGWELVVSSKRDVRAEISRAVIAAGLDLLRLDARRVDLENTFLRMVDVAPAAPSAEAKE from the coding sequence ATGATCCAAGTCTCCAACCTCACCAAGTACTACGGTGGGAAGCGCGCGCTCGGCCCGGTCTCGTTCGAGATCGAGAAGGGCGAGACCGTCGGCTTCCTCGGGCTCAACGGCGCCGGCAAGACCACCGCCCTCCGGGTCCTGGCCTGCGACCTGCGGCCGACCGCCGGCGCGGTCTCGGTGGGCGGCACCGACGCGCTGTCCAACCCGCACGAGGTCCGCCGGCGCATCGGCTTCCTGCCCGAGACCCCGCCGCTGTACACCGACATGACCGTCGAGGCGTTCCTGACGTTCGTGTGCGATCTGCGCGAGGTCCCGTCGAGCGAGCGCAAGGCCAAGATCGGCGACGCCCTCGCGCTGACCGATCTCACGCTCGTCGCCGGCGAGCCGATCGGGACCTTGTCCCACGGCTACCGCCAGCGCGTCGGCGTGGCCCAGGCCATCGTCCACCGCCCGCAGCTGGTCATCCTCGACGAGCCGACCCGCGGCCTCGATCCGCGCCAGGTCGTCGAGATGCGCAAGCTCATCCACGAGCTCAAGGACAAGCACACCGTCCTGCTGTCGTCGCACGTGCTGTCCGAGGTCAGCCAGACCTGCGACCGGCTGCTGGTCCTGGGCCGCGGCCAGATCCTCGGCAGCGGCACCGAGGCCGAGCTGGCGGCGCAGCAGGAGCCGGTGTTCTCGGTCGAGGTGACGGTCCGGATCCCGGACGGCAAGACCGCGGCCGCGGCGACGATCGTCGACGCGGTCGCCGGGGTCGACGGCCTGCTCGGCAAGAGCGCGCCGGCCGAGCGCGGCGACGGCTGGGAGCTGGTGGTGTCGAGCAAGCGCGACGTCCGGGCCGAGATCAGCCGGGCGGTGATCGCCGCCGGCCTCGATCTGCTGCGGCTCGACGCGCGCCGGGTCGACCTCGAGAACACGTTCCTGCGCATGGTCGACGTCGCGCCCGCGGCGCCGTCGGCCGAGGCCAAGGAGTGA
- a CDS encoding PA0069 family radical SAM protein → MPGPEVHAGRGAVTNPQGRYEALTRATFDDGWGPLSDDDPRPAPATTVVDEQIQSIIARNDSPDVPFDRSINPYRGCEHGCVYCFARPTHAYLGLSPGLDFETQLRAKPEAAAVLRRELGKASYQCAPINLGANTDPYQPIERERRLTRAVLEVLAETRHPVTIITKSALVVRDLDLLAPMAAAGLAQVNLSLTSLDPGLAAILEPRAARPHRRLAAIERLAAAGVPVGVLTSPMIPAINDGELEALLAAARAAGAGYASYVVLRLPHELKQIFDDWLRAHFPDRAERVLALVRGLRGGQLYDSDFATRMRGTGPYAQLLERRFTVARDRLGYAPTPPILDRAQFRPPARAGQLRLF, encoded by the coding sequence ATGCCCGGGCCTGAGGTCCACGCCGGCCGCGGCGCCGTGACCAACCCGCAGGGGCGCTACGAGGCGCTGACCCGCGCCACCTTCGACGACGGCTGGGGGCCGCTGAGCGACGACGATCCCCGCCCGGCCCCGGCGACGACCGTCGTCGACGAGCAGATCCAGTCGATCATCGCGCGCAACGACTCGCCCGACGTGCCGTTCGATCGCTCGATCAACCCGTACCGCGGCTGCGAGCACGGCTGCGTCTACTGCTTCGCGCGGCCGACCCACGCCTACCTGGGCCTGTCGCCGGGGCTCGACTTCGAGACCCAGCTCCGGGCCAAGCCCGAGGCGGCGGCGGTGCTGCGGCGCGAGCTGGGCAAGGCCAGCTACCAGTGCGCGCCGATCAACCTCGGCGCCAACACCGACCCGTACCAGCCGATCGAGCGCGAGCGCCGGCTGACGCGCGCGGTGCTCGAGGTCCTGGCCGAGACCCGGCACCCGGTCACGATCATCACCAAGAGCGCGCTGGTGGTCCGCGATCTCGACCTGCTGGCGCCGATGGCCGCCGCCGGCCTGGCCCAGGTCAACCTGTCGCTGACCTCGCTCGATCCCGGGCTGGCCGCGATCCTCGAGCCTCGAGCCGCGCGCCCGCACCGGCGCCTGGCGGCGATCGAGCGGCTCGCCGCCGCCGGCGTCCCGGTCGGCGTGCTGACCTCGCCGATGATCCCCGCGATCAACGACGGCGAGCTCGAGGCCCTGCTGGCCGCGGCGCGCGCCGCCGGCGCCGGCTACGCGTCGTACGTGGTGCTGCGCCTGCCGCACGAGCTCAAGCAGATCTTCGACGACTGGCTGCGCGCGCACTTTCCGGATCGGGCCGAGCGCGTGCTCGCGCTGGTGCGCGGCCTGCGCGGCGGCCAGCTCTACGACAGCGACTTCGCGACCCGCATGCGCGGCACCGGGCCGTACGCCCAGCTGCTCGAGCGCCGCTTCACCGTCGCCCGGGATCGCCTCGGCTACGCGCCGACGCCGCCGATCCTCGACCGCGCGCAGTTCCGACCGCCGGCGCGGGCGGGGCAGCTGCGGCTGTTCTGA
- a CDS encoding DTW domain-containing protein produces MSRRANADLRCARCRMLGGLCLCALLPALDTRTRLVLVIHRYEDRKPTNTGRLATECLRNSEVIVRGGEDHVETRFAPPAGTRPVLLFPDADAVPLDQLAGGAEPVTLIVPDGTWRQAQRVRSRVLGLDAVACATLPPGPPSRYRLRSEPRPGGLATMEAIARAFGILEGPAAQAALEHVFAVMVERTLWTRGLLAADAVTGGIPPGVTRDPRRPSSEP; encoded by the coding sequence GTGAGCCGCCGCGCCAACGCCGATCTCCGCTGTGCCCGCTGTCGGATGCTGGGCGGCCTGTGCCTGTGCGCGCTCTTGCCCGCGCTCGACACCCGGACCCGGCTGGTGCTGGTGATCCACCGCTACGAGGATCGCAAGCCGACCAACACCGGTCGGCTGGCGACCGAGTGCCTGCGCAACAGCGAGGTGATCGTGCGCGGCGGCGAGGACCACGTCGAGACCCGGTTCGCGCCGCCCGCGGGCACGCGCCCGGTGCTGCTGTTCCCCGACGCCGACGCGGTGCCGCTCGATCAGCTCGCCGGCGGGGCCGAGCCGGTCACGCTGATCGTCCCCGACGGCACCTGGCGCCAGGCCCAGCGGGTCCGGTCGCGGGTGCTCGGCCTCGACGCGGTCGCGTGCGCGACCCTGCCGCCGGGGCCGCCGTCGCGCTACCGCCTGCGCTCGGAGCCGCGCCCGGGCGGGCTGGCGACGATGGAGGCGATCGCGCGGGCGTTCGGGATCCTCGAGGGCCCGGCCGCCCAGGCGGCGCTCGAGCACGTGTTCGCGGTCATGGTCGAGCGGACCCTGTGGACCCGGGGTCTGCTCGCCGCCGACGCGGTCACCGGCGGGATCCCGCCGGGCGTCACCCGGGATCCGCGGCGCCCGTCGAGCGAGCCGTGA
- a CDS encoding FHA domain-containing protein, producing the protein MTDPSPRAIRITVTIGSAPMRMLELASPVLCGSGRAADVRVTDPSVAPVQLRLARDGDGVVAIAVAPGVQVDGVALAVDQPVVVTGRAIKVGPARLVAAAWTDAPATDPARTDSLARELMRDLLGEQAVPPPELVVESGPAAGQRLALPGVGTRVVIGRGDSGWVVLDPDLSRNHAVVEHRPDGAWLYDLESKNGTRINGAPAPSEAPGAILADGAIIAMGKTTIRYRDPAAAALGGAAAMLIADTHTRTGIAIPVEVPPRWPIAVAAVVAAAAFATVILLLVSGG; encoded by the coding sequence ATGACCGACCCCAGCCCCCGGGCGATCCGGATCACCGTCACCATCGGCTCGGCGCCCATGCGCATGCTCGAGCTGGCGTCGCCGGTGCTGTGCGGGTCGGGCCGGGCCGCCGACGTCCGGGTCACCGACCCGTCCGTGGCGCCGGTCCAGCTGCGGCTGGCGCGCGACGGTGACGGGGTCGTGGCGATCGCGGTGGCGCCGGGCGTCCAGGTCGACGGGGTCGCCCTGGCGGTCGACCAGCCGGTGGTGGTGACCGGGCGCGCGATCAAGGTCGGTCCGGCCCGGCTGGTGGCGGCCGCCTGGACCGACGCGCCGGCGACCGATCCCGCGCGCACCGACTCGCTGGCGCGCGAGCTGATGCGCGATCTGCTGGGTGAACAGGCGGTGCCGCCGCCCGAGCTGGTGGTCGAGTCCGGGCCGGCCGCGGGCCAGCGCCTGGCGCTGCCCGGCGTCGGCACGCGGGTCGTGATCGGCCGCGGCGACAGCGGCTGGGTCGTGCTCGACCCCGACCTGTCGCGCAACCACGCGGTGGTCGAGCATCGCCCTGACGGGGCCTGGCTCTACGATCTCGAGTCCAAGAACGGCACGCGCATCAACGGCGCGCCGGCGCCGAGCGAGGCGCCCGGCGCGATCCTCGCCGACGGCGCGATCATCGCGATGGGCAAGACCACGATCCGCTACCGCGATCCGGCGGCGGCCGCGCTCGGCGGCGCCGCCGCGATGCTGATCGCCGACACCCACACGCGGACCGGGATCGCGATCCCGGTCGAGGTGCCGCCGCGCTGGCCGATCGCCGTGGCGGCGGTGGTCGCGGCCGCGGCGTTCGCCACCGTCATCTTGCTGCTGGTCAGCGGCGGCTGA
- a CDS encoding PQQ-binding-like beta-propeller repeat protein: MRRAVLTIATLSALSGAACAATLTGKVYVDTNGDHERQPDEPGVAGAVVALERGVFTTTDADGSYRLDVAAATGFVWVRVPDGFRPGPVWRAADGPDLDLPLIPLTAAEAAAPLTFVVAADSHTNTIAATDPWDGGDLADAIDQAISLPTPPRFFTIVGDITQGNAPDQFERVQAALAGVTVPWVPVAGNHDWYDGGGTYRRYFGPDNYSFDVGNLHVVVWDANLSEPTQVAFFAADLALVDPAMIVIGLGHGSPKDEVADQLAALGVDYLFTGHWHANRKVERTGLVEWGTQTLVMGGIDSSPAGYRVVTFEGDTPTVVHRERLIEPHLGLVAPSPGSCAPADGFELLAAAALDASVAEVTASIDCGPTLTLTPVGGWTYRATVGALAPGTHALALTATTPAGRTVDKQVRFDVCAPADPTPIVGAWPQLGGGPTHLGRQQQAIAPPVVARWTTAVGGSIALGSPVVADGTVVVSVADRASGERGGLVALDLVTGAVRWRYQTPYPPSNAPAIADGTVVVGLGNGEVHAVALADGAPRWTFDVAEGLPMLESALWAAPTISDGTVYVAVQGKLAAIELATGAELWNRDRAPGYPWLGTLAAIAVADDTALVAFNRDDGLTGWRATTGAPLWANTGGATVAINATPVIDGATVYMVNARGEASAAELATGQVLWTTSTTDGGFDWGYSVTAAPAVADGKVFVPTQWDDLVALDATTGAVLWRYATPPGPLNFAHYRSSQAGFVASPVVTGDRVWLGRPDGALVALDAADGRERFSVDLGAPIASAIAAAGGYLVVATYDGSVHALASGAAAVPTTLAPCEAPLPSEAGGCCSTGDRDGPVSAGAGLLVVAALLRRRRRR, translated from the coding sequence ATGCGACGCGCCGTCCTGACGATAGCCACGCTGTCGGCGCTGTCGGGCGCCGCGTGCGCCGCCACGCTGACCGGCAAGGTCTACGTCGACACCAACGGCGACCACGAGCGCCAGCCCGACGAGCCCGGCGTGGCCGGGGCCGTGGTCGCGCTCGAGCGCGGCGTGTTCACGACCACCGACGCGGACGGCAGCTATCGCCTCGACGTCGCCGCCGCGACCGGCTTCGTGTGGGTGCGTGTGCCCGACGGCTTCCGGCCCGGGCCGGTGTGGCGGGCGGCCGACGGCCCCGACCTGGACCTGCCGCTGATCCCGCTGACGGCGGCCGAGGCCGCGGCGCCGCTGACCTTCGTGGTCGCGGCCGACTCGCACACCAACACGATCGCCGCGACCGATCCCTGGGACGGCGGCGACCTCGCCGACGCGATCGACCAGGCGATCTCGCTGCCGACGCCGCCGCGGTTCTTCACGATCGTCGGCGACATCACCCAGGGCAACGCGCCCGATCAGTTCGAGCGGGTCCAGGCGGCGCTGGCCGGCGTGACGGTGCCGTGGGTGCCGGTGGCCGGCAACCACGACTGGTACGACGGCGGCGGCACCTACCGCCGGTACTTCGGCCCCGACAACTACAGCTTCGACGTCGGCAACCTGCACGTCGTGGTCTGGGACGCCAACCTGTCCGAGCCGACCCAGGTGGCGTTCTTCGCCGCTGATCTCGCGCTGGTCGATCCGGCGATGATCGTGATCGGCCTGGGCCACGGCTCGCCCAAGGACGAGGTCGCCGATCAGCTCGCCGCGCTCGGCGTCGACTACCTGTTCACCGGCCACTGGCACGCCAACCGCAAGGTCGAGCGCACCGGCCTGGTCGAGTGGGGCACGCAGACCCTGGTGATGGGCGGCATCGACTCGTCGCCGGCCGGCTACCGGGTCGTCACCTTCGAGGGCGACACGCCGACGGTCGTCCACCGCGAGCGCCTGATCGAGCCACACCTCGGCCTGGTCGCGCCCAGCCCCGGCTCGTGCGCGCCCGCCGACGGCTTCGAGCTGCTGGCGGCCGCCGCGCTCGACGCCAGCGTCGCCGAGGTGACCGCGTCGATCGACTGCGGGCCGACGCTGACGCTGACGCCGGTCGGCGGCTGGACCTACCGCGCCACCGTCGGCGCGCTGGCGCCGGGCACCCACGCGCTCGCGCTCACCGCCACCACGCCGGCGGGCCGCACCGTCGACAAGCAGGTCCGCTTCGACGTCTGCGCGCCGGCCGATCCGACCCCGATCGTGGGCGCGTGGCCGCAGCTCGGCGGCGGCCCGACCCACCTCGGGCGGCAGCAGCAGGCCATCGCCCCGCCGGTGGTCGCGCGCTGGACCACCGCGGTCGGCGGCAGCATCGCGCTGGGCTCGCCCGTGGTCGCCGACGGCACGGTCGTGGTCAGCGTCGCGGACCGCGCCAGCGGCGAGCGCGGCGGCCTGGTCGCGCTCGACCTCGTGACCGGCGCCGTCCGCTGGCGCTACCAGACCCCGTACCCGCCCTCGAACGCGCCGGCGATCGCCGACGGCACGGTCGTGGTCGGCCTCGGCAACGGCGAGGTCCACGCGGTCGCGCTGGCCGACGGCGCCCCGCGCTGGACCTTCGACGTCGCCGAGGGCCTGCCGATGCTCGAGTCGGCCCTGTGGGCCGCGCCGACGATCAGCGACGGCACGGTCTACGTCGCGGTCCAGGGCAAGCTGGCGGCGATCGAGCTCGCCACCGGCGCCGAGCTGTGGAACCGCGATCGCGCGCCCGGCTACCCCTGGCTCGGCACGCTCGCGGCGATCGCGGTCGCCGACGACACCGCGCTGGTCGCGTTCAACCGCGACGACGGCCTGACCGGCTGGCGCGCGACCACCGGCGCACCGCTGTGGGCCAACACCGGCGGCGCCACCGTCGCGATCAACGCCACGCCGGTCATCGACGGCGCCACGGTGTACATGGTCAACGCCCGCGGCGAGGCCTCGGCCGCCGAGCTGGCGACGGGCCAGGTGCTGTGGACCACGAGCACGACCGACGGCGGCTTCGACTGGGGCTACAGCGTGACCGCGGCGCCGGCGGTGGCCGACGGCAAGGTGTTCGTGCCGACGCAGTGGGACGATCTGGTCGCGCTCGACGCGACGACCGGCGCGGTGCTGTGGCGTTACGCGACGCCGCCGGGCCCGCTCAACTTCGCCCACTACCGCTCGAGCCAGGCCGGCTTCGTCGCCAGCCCGGTCGTCACCGGCGATCGCGTGTGGCTCGGCCGGCCCGACGGCGCGCTGGTCGCGCTCGACGCCGCCGACGGCCGCGAGCGCTTCTCGGTCGACCTCGGCGCGCCGATCGCCAGCGCGATCGCCGCGGCCGGCGGCTACCTCGTCGTCGCCACCTACGACGGCAGCGTCCACGCGCTCGCCAGCGGCGCGGCGGCGGTGCCGACGACGCTGGCGCCGTGCGAGGCGCCGCTCCCGAGCGAGGCCGGCGGCTGCTGCTCGACCGGCGATCGCGACGGCCCGGTCAGCGCCGGCGCGGGGCTGCTCGTGGTGGCCGCGCTCTTGCGGCGTCGCCGTCGCCGGTGA
- a CDS encoding sulfatase, protein MSSRAGAESRARRILRWLAPSLIATLAAAAIAGLIDAATYADGPTRIAVTAGFAVALAAPVLLALALAVRAAVATWRPRALIARLTDADGAAPRLAGWLLGGGLGLALVAVATHQTVIVLARATAWKPRTISVLFPLVMVAAVAIIAIATVPIAAGLGRALAALEAWRARRRGRPTLTPTVVLLGTALVLAAAAAAAWLIVVRPLIRTLALDGAGFVVVALAVLAAVHLSWGRLPRPGQAAVTATALVLALGLGASATWARLARPTLLLGLWGNDGFGALAIDVVVNIRKVRAAVPAAALRPTPRPGAPRRDIILLTIDTFRPDRLAAYGGPVSTPALAGLAARGTIFDLALAPSNVTRRSLPALATGVAATRVRGRVAGWALRLDPRHITIAERLRAGGYRTVGLFCCEGFWSATRPTGLEGGFGELVIEHDADALVAALAQRLAARPADDPPLFAWLHFIELHEWAGGDPDMRPEHRRLYDDALGRVDASVGRLAEAIAALPPERQPIVIVTGDHSEALGDHGQPFHSSDLYNSQVQVPLIIAGPGVAVRRVDEAVSLLDLAPTILALAGFEPLPHPWFDGRPLDDLVTGARAPDPAAGRAYAAMIVDRFMRTGRLALVVGRWKLIRTLGGKDELYDLGSDPRELADRAATSPAELRRMQGELEAQRARDRASPFWQ, encoded by the coding sequence ATGTCGTCTCGTGCCGGCGCCGAGAGCCGGGCTCGTCGGATCCTGCGCTGGCTGGCGCCGTCGCTGATCGCGACCCTGGCCGCCGCGGCGATCGCCGGGCTGATCGACGCCGCGACCTACGCCGATGGCCCGACCCGGATCGCGGTCACCGCCGGCTTCGCGGTCGCCCTCGCCGCGCCGGTGCTGCTGGCGCTGGCGCTGGCGGTGCGCGCCGCGGTCGCGACCTGGCGGCCGCGGGCGCTGATCGCCCGGCTGACCGACGCCGACGGCGCGGCGCCGCGCCTGGCCGGGTGGCTGCTCGGCGGCGGGCTCGGGCTGGCGCTGGTGGCGGTCGCGACCCACCAGACGGTGATCGTGCTGGCGCGCGCGACCGCGTGGAAGCCGCGCACGATCAGCGTGCTGTTCCCGCTGGTGATGGTCGCGGCGGTCGCGATCATCGCGATCGCGACCGTGCCGATCGCGGCCGGGCTGGGCCGCGCCCTGGCCGCGCTCGAGGCCTGGCGGGCCCGTCGCCGGGGCCGACCGACGCTGACGCCGACCGTGGTCCTGCTCGGCACCGCGCTGGTGCTGGCCGCCGCCGCCGCCGCGGCCTGGCTGATCGTGGTGCGGCCGCTGATCCGGACGCTCGCGCTCGACGGCGCCGGGTTCGTGGTCGTCGCGCTGGCGGTGCTCGCGGCCGTGCACCTGAGCTGGGGCCGGCTGCCGCGCCCGGGCCAGGCCGCGGTGACCGCGACCGCGCTGGTGCTGGCGCTGGGCCTCGGCGCCAGCGCGACCTGGGCCCGGCTGGCGCGCCCGACGCTCTTGCTCGGGCTGTGGGGCAACGACGGCTTCGGCGCGCTGGCGATCGACGTCGTCGTCAACATCCGCAAGGTCCGCGCGGCGGTGCCGGCGGCGGCGCTGCGCCCGACCCCGCGCCCGGGCGCGCCGCGGCGCGACATCATCCTGCTCACGATCGACACGTTCCGGCCCGATCGCCTCGCCGCCTACGGCGGGCCGGTGTCGACGCCGGCCTTGGCCGGGCTGGCCGCGCGCGGCACGATCTTCGATCTGGCGCTGGCGCCGTCCAACGTCACGCGCCGATCGCTGCCGGCGCTGGCGACCGGCGTCGCCGCGACCCGCGTGCGCGGCCGGGTCGCCGGCTGGGCGCTGCGCCTCGACCCGCGCCACATCACGATCGCCGAGCGGCTGCGCGCCGGCGGCTACCGCACGGTCGGGCTGTTCTGCTGCGAGGGGTTCTGGAGCGCGACCCGCCCGACCGGCCTCGAGGGCGGTTTCGGCGAGCTGGTCATCGAGCACGACGCCGACGCGCTGGTGGCGGCGCTGGCGCAGCGCCTGGCCGCGCGGCCGGCCGACGATCCGCCGCTGTTCGCGTGGCTGCACTTCATCGAGCTGCACGAGTGGGCCGGCGGCGATCCCGACATGCGGCCCGAGCACCGGCGGCTCTACGACGACGCGCTCGGCCGGGTCGACGCCTCGGTCGGGCGGCTGGCCGAGGCGATCGCCGCGCTGCCGCCCGAGCGCCAGCCGATCGTGATCGTCACCGGCGACCACAGCGAGGCCCTCGGCGATCACGGCCAGCCGTTCCACTCGAGCGATCTCTACAACTCGCAGGTGCAGGTGCCGCTGATCATCGCCGGCCCCGGCGTCGCGGTCCGGCGGGTCGACGAGGCCGTCAGCCTGCTCGATCTCGCGCCGACGATCCTGGCCTTGGCCGGGTTCGAGCCGCTGCCGCACCCGTGGTTCGACGGCCGCCCCCTCGACGATCTGGTGACCGGCGCCCGCGCGCCCGATCCCGCCGCGGGCCGCGCCTACGCCGCGATGATCGTCGATCGGTTCATGCGCACCGGCCGGCTGGCGCTGGTGGTCGGCCGCTGGAAGCTGATCCGCACGCTCGGTGGCAAGGACGAGCTCTACGATCTCGGCAGCGATCCGCGCGAGCTGGCCGATCGGGCCGCGACCTCGCCGGCCGAGCTGCGCCGGATGCAGGGCGAGCTCGAGGCCCAGCGCGCCCGCGACCGGGCGTCGCCGTTCTGGCAGTGA